Proteins from a single region of Mumia flava:
- a CDS encoding AMP-binding protein, producing the protein MDLETYLADLRARQERVRPADTPREVAYPLGEVVLPAHVEHWARTDPRRPAIVFGDDTLTYADLDDAHRRLAGWMHRHGVGAGDRVAVYLGNSPQFVVAFLAILRLGAVHVPVNPMFQPAELAYEINDSTPRVIVTSTALSATVDRARDRIGDVPLLLVDGPEWGEALAVEPYDGRADDLDALAALNYTGGTTGLPKGCQHTQRHMVYTAASAAGAAGYEPGAGYVSLCYLPIFWIAGEDLGILLPIVLGGTVVLMPRWDATAVLESIERHGVKVVVGTVENYLELLDHPQMPERDLSSLSDPQAVSFIRKLTPEVRARWAEAVPGSVLRESSYGMTETHTIDCVPYGFAADDHDLRAEPVFCGVPVPGTDIAVVSFETAEPLPIGEVGEIIVRSPSVTTGYWNNPEATAAQLRDGWIHTGDNGRFDEEGCLHYLGRAKEMIKVKGMSVFPAEIEMMLAQHPAVDSAAVVPTDDPDTGQRPVAFVTVREPVDAATLTTWARENMAGYKVPVVSVIDAFPMTATGKIRKNELAEAAREAVAVR; encoded by the coding sequence ATGGACCTGGAGACCTACCTCGCCGACCTGCGCGCCCGGCAGGAGCGCGTGCGGCCCGCGGACACCCCGCGCGAGGTCGCGTACCCGCTCGGCGAGGTCGTGCTGCCGGCGCACGTCGAGCACTGGGCGAGGACGGACCCGCGACGGCCGGCGATCGTGTTCGGCGACGACACGCTCACGTACGCCGACCTGGACGACGCGCACCGCCGGCTCGCCGGGTGGATGCACCGCCACGGGGTCGGCGCCGGCGACCGGGTCGCGGTCTACCTCGGCAACAGTCCGCAGTTCGTGGTCGCGTTCCTCGCGATCCTGCGGCTGGGTGCCGTGCACGTGCCGGTCAACCCGATGTTCCAGCCGGCCGAGCTGGCTTACGAGATCAACGACAGCACGCCGCGGGTGATCGTCACCAGCACCGCGCTGTCCGCGACCGTCGACCGGGCGCGCGACCGGATCGGCGACGTTCCGCTGCTGCTCGTCGACGGTCCCGAGTGGGGCGAGGCGCTGGCCGTCGAGCCGTACGACGGGCGTGCCGACGACCTGGACGCCCTCGCTGCGCTCAACTACACCGGTGGCACCACCGGTCTGCCGAAGGGCTGTCAGCACACCCAGCGGCACATGGTCTACACCGCCGCGAGCGCTGCCGGCGCGGCCGGATACGAGCCGGGGGCCGGGTACGTGAGCCTCTGCTACCTGCCGATCTTCTGGATCGCCGGGGAGGACCTCGGGATCCTGCTGCCGATCGTGCTCGGAGGAACGGTCGTGCTGATGCCGCGCTGGGACGCGACCGCGGTGCTCGAGTCGATCGAGCGGCACGGCGTGAAGGTCGTCGTGGGCACCGTCGAGAACTACCTCGAGCTGCTGGACCACCCGCAGATGCCGGAGCGCGACCTGAGCTCGCTGTCCGATCCGCAGGCGGTCTCGTTCATCCGCAAGCTCACGCCGGAGGTGAGGGCCCGCTGGGCCGAGGCGGTGCCGGGGTCGGTGCTGCGCGAGTCGTCGTACGGCATGACCGAGACGCACACGATCGACTGCGTGCCGTACGGGTTCGCCGCCGACGACCACGACCTGCGGGCCGAGCCGGTGTTCTGCGGCGTCCCGGTGCCCGGGACCGACATCGCCGTCGTGTCGTTCGAGACGGCCGAGCCGCTCCCGATCGGCGAGGTCGGCGAGATCATCGTGCGCAGCCCGTCGGTGACGACCGGCTACTGGAACAACCCCGAGGCGACCGCTGCGCAGCTGCGCGACGGGTGGATCCACACCGGCGACAACGGGCGGTTCGACGAGGAGGGGTGCCTGCACTACCTGGGGCGCGCCAAGGAGATGATCAAGGTCAAGGGGATGAGCGTCTTCCCGGCGGAGATCGAGATGATGCTCGCGCAGCACCCGGCGGTGGACTCGGCGGCGGTCGTGCCGACCGACGACCCCGATACCGGCCAGCGCCCGGTGGCGTTCGTGACCGTGCGAGAGCCGGTCGACGCCGCGACTCTCACCACGTGGGCGCGCGAGAACATGGCCGGCTACAAGGTCCCCGTCGTCTCGGTGATCGACGCCTTCCCGATGACGGCGACGGGCAAGATCCGCAAGAACGAGCTCGCAGAGGCGGCGCGTGAGGCGGTCGCGGTGCGCTGA
- a CDS encoding prolyl oligopeptidase family serine peptidase, which produces MGDENLWLEDVLGDEALDWVRERNAVTAETLAAGEDFAETERLIREVLDSDAKIPPIAKAGDWFYNVWRDATHVRGLWRRTTLDSYRTDEPDWDVILDVDALAEAEDENWVWHGAKILRTGPLAFTRALVSLSRGGSDADVTREFDLTTRTFLEDGFVRPEAKGDVSWIDADTVFVATETGERSTTESGYPRIARRWRRGETLEDAEVVFEGAYEDLSVGAFHDRTPGFERDWVVRATSFYTSERYLLTEAEGDGADGVALTKLDVPDSAETSVKRDQMLVELRDDWTVDGTTYPAGALLAIGFSAFLDGARDFTVLFEPTPSSALAGYAFTAHRLVLDVMTDVRSRLEILTPPATPGGEWDRVAMHGAPELGTIQVAPVDADASDSVWMYTTDYLTPTTLSLVDLGPRGLNADPEPLKAMPTFFDAAGLVTEQHFATSADGTRVPYFVVRPADLAFDGTAPTLLYGYGGFEISLTPAYSGGMGRAWLTRGGVYVVANIRGGGEYGPGWHQAALREHRIRAYEDFAAVARDLADRRITSPAHLGAMGGSNGGLLAGNMLTQFPDLFGAIVIQVPLLDMQRYHLLLAGASWVAEYGDPESADRDFLATISPYHLFDASRPYPPVLFTTSTRDDRVHPGHARKMAARMLAAGKDVTYYENIEGGHGGAANNAQAAHMAALAYRFLAERLA; this is translated from the coding sequence ATGGGCGACGAGAACCTGTGGCTGGAGGACGTGCTCGGTGACGAGGCGCTGGACTGGGTGCGTGAGCGCAACGCGGTGACCGCGGAGACGCTGGCGGCGGGCGAGGACTTCGCCGAGACCGAGCGGCTGATCCGCGAGGTGCTCGACTCCGACGCGAAGATCCCGCCGATCGCGAAGGCCGGCGACTGGTTCTACAACGTCTGGCGCGACGCGACTCACGTCCGTGGGCTCTGGCGCCGGACGACGCTCGACTCGTACCGCACCGACGAACCGGACTGGGACGTCATCCTCGACGTCGACGCGCTCGCCGAGGCCGAGGACGAGAACTGGGTCTGGCACGGCGCGAAGATCCTCCGCACGGGCCCGCTCGCGTTCACCCGCGCCCTGGTGTCGCTGTCGCGCGGCGGCTCCGACGCGGACGTGACGCGCGAGTTCGACCTGACCACCCGCACGTTCCTCGAGGACGGCTTCGTCCGCCCGGAGGCCAAGGGCGACGTGAGCTGGATCGACGCGGACACCGTCTTCGTCGCCACCGAGACCGGTGAGCGCTCGACCACGGAGTCCGGCTATCCCCGGATCGCTCGGCGGTGGCGTCGCGGCGAGACCCTGGAGGACGCGGAGGTCGTCTTCGAGGGGGCGTACGAAGACCTGTCCGTGGGTGCGTTCCACGACCGTACGCCGGGGTTCGAGCGCGACTGGGTGGTGCGGGCGACGTCGTTCTACACCTCGGAGCGCTACCTGCTGACGGAGGCCGAGGGAGACGGCGCGGACGGCGTCGCGCTCACGAAGCTCGACGTCCCCGACTCGGCGGAGACCAGCGTCAAGCGCGACCAGATGCTCGTCGAGCTGCGCGACGACTGGACCGTCGACGGCACCACGTACCCGGCCGGCGCCCTCCTGGCGATCGGCTTCTCCGCGTTCCTCGACGGCGCACGCGACTTCACGGTGCTGTTCGAGCCGACGCCGTCCAGCGCGCTCGCCGGGTACGCGTTCACCGCGCACCGGCTCGTGCTCGACGTGATGACCGACGTCCGCAGCAGGCTGGAGATCCTGACGCCGCCCGCGACGCCCGGCGGCGAGTGGGACCGGGTCGCGATGCACGGGGCGCCGGAGCTCGGCACGATCCAGGTCGCCCCGGTCGACGCCGACGCGTCCGACTCGGTCTGGATGTACACCACCGACTACCTCACGCCGACGACGCTCTCGCTGGTCGACCTCGGGCCGCGCGGGCTCAACGCCGACCCGGAGCCGCTCAAGGCGATGCCGACGTTCTTCGATGCGGCCGGGCTCGTCACCGAGCAGCACTTCGCCACGTCGGCCGACGGGACCCGGGTGCCGTACTTCGTCGTACGGCCGGCGGACCTCGCGTTCGACGGGACGGCGCCGACGCTGCTGTACGGGTACGGCGGGTTCGAGATCTCGCTGACCCCCGCGTACTCCGGTGGGATGGGGCGGGCGTGGCTCACCCGCGGCGGGGTGTACGTGGTCGCGAACATCCGCGGCGGCGGCGAGTACGGGCCGGGCTGGCACCAGGCGGCCCTGCGGGAGCACAGGATCCGGGCGTACGAGGACTTCGCGGCCGTGGCTCGCGACCTCGCGGACCGGCGGATCACGTCGCCCGCGCACCTCGGGGCGATGGGCGGCTCGAACGGCGGGCTGCTGGCCGGCAACATGCTCACGCAGTTCCCCGACCTGTTCGGCGCGATCGTGATCCAGGTGCCGCTGCTCGACATGCAGCGCTACCACCTGCTGCTCGCGGGCGCGTCCTGGGTGGCGGAGTACGGGGATCCGGAGTCGGCCGACCGGGACTTCCTGGCGACGATCTCGCCGTACCACCTGTTCGACGCGTCGCGCCCGTACCCGCCGGTGCTGTTCACCACATCGACGCGCGACGACCGGGTCCACCCCGGCCACGCGCGCAAGATGGCGGCGCGGATGCTCGCGGCGGGCAAGGACGTCACGTACTACGAGAACATCGAGGGCGGTCACGGCGGCGCCGCGAACAACGCACAGGCGGCGCACATGGCCGCCCTCGCGTACCGTTTCCTCGCGGAACGGCTCGCCTGA
- a CDS encoding VOC family protein has protein sequence MLTNSVTTQMIPVRDVARAKDFYYQARLGLAPSGETPDGGYAFATAGGHMIALLPDADGAPSGRTMLSFEVPDLEKEVQDLESGGIVFEDYDTPEITTTGHIARQGNEAAAWFKDSEGNVLCLHSVG, from the coding sequence ATGCTCACCAACTCCGTCACCACCCAGATGATCCCGGTCCGCGACGTCGCACGGGCGAAGGACTTCTACTACCAGGCCCGGCTCGGCCTCGCTCCCTCCGGCGAGACGCCCGACGGCGGGTACGCGTTCGCGACCGCGGGCGGTCACATGATCGCGCTGCTCCCGGACGCCGACGGCGCGCCCAGCGGGCGGACCATGCTCAGCTTCGAGGTGCCCGACCTGGAGAAGGAGGTGCAGGACCTGGAGTCGGGCGGCATCGTGTTCGAGGACTACGACACCCCGGAGATCACGACCACCGGCCACATCGCGCGGCAGGGGAACGAGGCCGCGGCCTGGTTCAAGGACTCCGAGGGCAACGTGCTCTGCCTGCACTCGGTCGGCTGA
- a CDS encoding ATP-binding protein encodes MSTPERLPCDIDELRRMFLFEKLDDDQLVWLCEHGHVERADLGWLIREGDDATCFYVLLEGEIALYRAVGGDDVEVSRTDQPGVYTGAWSAYLGDRVPQTYGGSTRVLTPSRFFVLSADDFATLMRDWFPMAVHLLEGLFFGQRNTQAAVGQRERLLALGSLSAGLTHELNNPAAAAVRATASLRERVSAMRHKLALIAEGPYDRETLGTLILLQDEALKRRSEAIEADALGVLESSDLEDRVTDWLDDHGVEQGWEVAPLLVAGGLDEGWLDKVAKKVTPDVVPGAVRWLAYTLETEQLMSEIEDATARVSTLVDAAKQYSQLDRAPFAPTDVHELLDATLVMLQKKTGEVRVVKAYDRSIAPVPMYAAEMNQVWTNLIVNALQAMHGQGTLTLTTRRVEDWAEVEVADTGPGIDPGIRDRIFEPFFTTKAVGEGTGLGLDISWRIVVRKHHGDLQVTSEPGDTRFTVRLPYDPPPVPGAEG; translated from the coding sequence GTGAGCACACCGGAGCGACTGCCGTGCGACATCGACGAGCTGCGTCGGATGTTCCTGTTCGAGAAGCTCGACGACGACCAGCTGGTCTGGCTGTGCGAGCACGGGCACGTGGAGCGCGCGGACCTCGGCTGGCTGATCCGCGAGGGCGACGACGCGACCTGCTTCTACGTGCTGCTCGAGGGCGAGATCGCCCTCTACCGCGCGGTCGGCGGCGACGACGTCGAGGTCTCGCGCACCGACCAGCCGGGCGTCTACACCGGCGCCTGGTCGGCCTACCTCGGCGACCGCGTCCCCCAGACGTACGGCGGGTCGACCCGGGTGCTGACCCCGTCGCGGTTCTTCGTGCTGTCCGCGGACGACTTCGCGACGCTGATGCGCGACTGGTTCCCGATGGCGGTGCACCTGCTGGAAGGGCTGTTCTTCGGGCAGCGCAACACCCAGGCCGCGGTCGGGCAGCGCGAGCGCCTGCTCGCCCTCGGGTCGTTGTCGGCGGGGCTGACCCACGAGCTGAACAACCCGGCGGCCGCGGCCGTACGCGCGACCGCGTCGTTGCGTGAACGGGTCTCGGCGATGCGGCACAAGCTGGCGCTGATCGCCGAGGGCCCGTACGACCGGGAGACGCTGGGCACGCTGATCCTGCTCCAGGACGAGGCGCTGAAGCGGCGTTCCGAGGCGATCGAGGCGGATGCGCTGGGCGTGCTGGAGTCCTCCGACCTCGAGGACCGCGTGACGGACTGGCTCGACGACCACGGGGTGGAGCAGGGCTGGGAGGTGGCTCCGCTGCTGGTCGCAGGCGGTCTCGACGAGGGGTGGCTCGACAAGGTCGCGAAGAAGGTGACGCCGGACGTGGTCCCGGGTGCGGTCCGGTGGCTCGCGTACACCCTCGAGACCGAGCAGCTGATGAGCGAGATCGAGGACGCGACCGCGCGGGTCTCGACGCTGGTCGACGCCGCCAAGCAGTACTCCCAGCTCGACCGGGCCCCGTTCGCCCCGACCGATGTGCACGAGCTGCTCGACGCGACGCTGGTGATGCTGCAGAAGAAGACCGGGGAGGTCCGGGTCGTCAAGGCGTACGACCGGTCGATCGCGCCCGTGCCGATGTACGCGGCCGAGATGAACCAGGTGTGGACCAACCTGATCGTGAACGCCCTCCAGGCGATGCACGGGCAGGGGACCCTGACCCTGACCACGCGGCGCGTCGAGGACTGGGCCGAGGTGGAGGTCGCCGACACCGGCCCGGGGATCGACCCGGGGATCAGGGACCGGATCTTCGAGCCGTTCTTCACCACGAAGGCCGTCGGTGAGGGAACGGGCCTCGGCCTCGACATCTCCTGGCGGATCGTCGTCCGCAAGCACCACGGCGACCTGCAGGTGACGTCGGAGCCGGGAGACACGCGGTTCACGGTCCGGCTGCCGTACGACCCGCCGCCGGTCCCCGGCGCGGAGGGCTGA
- a CDS encoding sodium:solute symporter family protein codes for MVIAVVVAYFAFLVVVGLLARRRVKGSTDEFFVAGRSLGTFANSWAFLASLASGGSVLATVGTALALGFPYGACLLAGAPVGFTVASILVARPLRRLGRYTVPDFFRWRYRSRLISWLLPILIVVASSAYIVAQMKGASLVASSVLGIDYKWGLWGAGIVFILYVSIGGFLSVTWNDIFQGILMFSAIVGFSIAVLSAMDGYGASYEAMHDGFPQLGEFAALPMASYIGGFLTWAVAISVLPHVIMRVYSARSARSARVSLNNAMLIYAVMMLLSALVLVPGAAALLEDIDLSNPDALFFALSEAVLNPLMQGVVAAAVLAAIMSTTAGLLMACNSAIAHDLYGTLIRPQASEREVLRVASIATWVVGLGCTAIAMNPPEMLIVLYTAAVGLLAASCFAPMVLGIWWSRTTTAGAAAGMLGGALAFGIAFVGFDMPTSSEILVGLPLSFVLTIGVSLTTREVEGAREEEPAVAA; via the coding sequence GTGGTCATCGCCGTCGTCGTCGCGTACTTCGCGTTCCTCGTCGTCGTCGGGCTCCTGGCCCGGCGCCGGGTCAAGGGCTCGACCGACGAGTTCTTCGTCGCCGGGCGAAGTCTCGGCACGTTCGCGAACTCGTGGGCGTTCCTCGCCTCCCTCGCCAGCGGCGGTTCGGTGCTCGCCACCGTCGGCACCGCGCTCGCGCTCGGCTTTCCCTACGGCGCGTGCCTGCTGGCCGGCGCACCGGTCGGGTTCACCGTCGCGTCCATCCTGGTCGCGCGTCCGCTGCGCCGACTCGGCCGCTACACCGTGCCGGACTTCTTCCGGTGGCGCTACCGCAGCCGACTGATCTCCTGGCTGCTGCCGATCCTCATCGTCGTCGCGTCGAGCGCCTACATCGTGGCGCAGATGAAGGGCGCGAGCCTCGTGGCCTCGTCGGTGCTCGGGATCGACTACAAGTGGGGGCTGTGGGGCGCCGGCATCGTCTTCATCCTCTACGTGTCGATCGGAGGATTCCTGTCGGTGACCTGGAACGACATCTTCCAGGGCATCCTCATGTTCTCCGCCATCGTCGGTTTCTCGATCGCCGTCCTCTCCGCGATGGACGGGTACGGCGCGTCGTACGAGGCGATGCACGACGGCTTCCCGCAGCTCGGCGAGTTCGCCGCACTCCCGATGGCCTCGTACATCGGCGGGTTCCTGACCTGGGCGGTCGCGATCTCGGTCCTGCCGCACGTGATCATGCGGGTCTACTCCGCCCGCAGCGCACGGTCGGCGCGGGTGTCCCTGAACAACGCGATGCTCATCTACGCCGTCATGATGCTGCTCAGCGCGCTCGTGCTCGTCCCCGGCGCCGCGGCCCTGCTGGAGGACATCGACCTCAGCAACCCCGACGCGCTCTTCTTCGCGCTGTCCGAGGCCGTCCTGAACCCGCTGATGCAGGGCGTCGTCGCCGCCGCGGTCCTCGCCGCGATCATGTCCACGACGGCCGGCCTGCTGATGGCCTGCAACTCGGCGATCGCTCACGACCTGTACGGGACGCTGATCCGGCCCCAGGCGAGCGAGCGCGAGGTCCTGCGCGTCGCCTCGATCGCCACCTGGGTGGTCGGACTGGGATGCACCGCGATCGCGATGAACCCGCCGGAGATGCTGATCGTCCTGTACACCGCCGCTGTGGGCCTGCTCGCCGCTTCGTGCTTCGCGCCGATGGTGCTGGGCATCTGGTGGAGCCGTACGACCACCGCCGGCGCCGCGGCCGGCATGCTCGGCGGCGCACTCGCCTTCGGGATCGCGTTCGTCGGGTTCGACATGCCGACCTCGAGCGAGATCCTCGTCGGTCTTCCCCTGTCGTTCGTGCTGACGATCGGGGTCAGTCTGACCACGCGCGAGGTCGAGGGCGCGCGCGAGGAGGAGCCGGCGGTCGCCGCGTGA
- a CDS encoding cation:proton antiporter: protein MDDLLVNLLIGVGAVLCVVVVSLVAPRIGVAAPLLLVLLGVGISVIPSVPPIEVDPELILAVVLPPLLYSAAVSVPTMDFRRDFGAISGLSVVLVLLSSILLGLFFSAVVPGVELATGIALGAIVSPTDAVATGIARRLGVAPRVLTVLEGESMLNDGAALVLLRSAVAAIATTVSLWGVLGQFVWAVVAAVVIGLLVGRANLMVRRRVTEASVSTAISFVAPFVAYLPAEAVGASGLVAAVVAGLVTGQGAPKYLRPQDRLYEESNWRTIELLLEGGVFLLVGLELDGVLNDVEENHGNVWGGVGIAVAAVALLLVVRAAYVLPLVLSARRRQQRAPRFRERLNDAVDLLEHGDVPPGRRRWGPGGRAPDEDPDRAARRDAIFRKRVRRAFADVDYVLGAPLGWREGAVLVWAGLRGVVTVAAVQTLPADTPSRSLLVLIAFVVAGVSLLVQGGTMPWVLRALGLVDERATGSDPDLVPLFAALSRAAERVLDGDGLTRPDGTPYDAEVVRRARAAYLREQAEDEQEALERKRTVTQYRELRLRVIEAQREALLTARSVGMFSSAALATALAMLDAEQIDVEMRVGPKRTE, encoded by the coding sequence GTGGACGACCTCCTCGTGAACCTGCTCATCGGCGTCGGCGCGGTGCTCTGCGTCGTCGTGGTGTCGCTGGTGGCGCCGCGGATCGGGGTCGCGGCCCCGCTGCTGCTGGTGCTCCTCGGGGTCGGGATCAGCGTGATCCCCTCCGTACCGCCGATCGAGGTCGACCCGGAGCTGATCCTCGCGGTGGTCCTGCCTCCGCTGCTGTACTCGGCGGCGGTGTCCGTGCCGACGATGGACTTCCGGCGCGACTTCGGCGCCATCAGCGGGCTGTCGGTCGTCCTGGTGCTGCTCAGCTCGATCCTGCTCGGACTGTTCTTCAGCGCGGTCGTGCCCGGCGTCGAGCTCGCCACCGGCATCGCGCTCGGCGCGATCGTCAGCCCGACCGACGCGGTCGCGACCGGCATCGCGCGCCGCCTCGGCGTCGCGCCGCGGGTGCTGACGGTCCTCGAGGGCGAGAGCATGCTGAACGACGGTGCCGCGCTCGTGCTGCTGCGGTCGGCGGTCGCGGCGATCGCCACGACGGTGTCGCTGTGGGGCGTGCTCGGCCAGTTCGTCTGGGCCGTGGTCGCTGCCGTGGTGATCGGGCTGCTCGTGGGCCGCGCCAACCTCATGGTCCGGCGGCGGGTCACGGAGGCGTCGGTCAGCACGGCGATCTCGTTCGTGGCGCCGTTCGTCGCGTACCTGCCCGCGGAGGCGGTCGGCGCATCCGGCCTCGTCGCCGCGGTGGTCGCCGGGCTCGTCACCGGCCAGGGCGCCCCGAAGTACCTGCGCCCGCAGGACCGGCTGTACGAAGAGTCGAACTGGCGCACGATCGAGCTGCTGCTCGAGGGCGGGGTGTTCCTGCTGGTGGGGCTGGAGCTCGACGGAGTGCTGAACGACGTCGAGGAGAACCACGGCAACGTCTGGGGCGGGGTCGGGATCGCCGTGGCCGCCGTCGCTCTCCTGCTCGTCGTCCGGGCGGCGTACGTGCTCCCGCTCGTGCTGTCCGCGCGCCGGCGCCAGCAGCGTGCACCCCGGTTCCGCGAGCGGCTGAACGACGCGGTCGACCTGCTCGAGCACGGCGACGTTCCGCCGGGCCGCCGACGCTGGGGCCCCGGAGGGCGCGCGCCGGACGAGGATCCCGACCGGGCCGCCCGCCGGGACGCGATCTTCCGCAAGCGGGTGCGCCGGGCGTTCGCCGACGTCGACTACGTGCTCGGCGCTCCGCTCGGGTGGCGCGAGGGTGCGGTCCTGGTGTGGGCCGGGCTGCGCGGCGTGGTGACCGTCGCCGCGGTGCAGACGCTTCCCGCGGACACCCCGTCGCGCTCGCTGCTCGTCCTGATCGCCTTCGTCGTCGCGGGTGTCTCGCTGCTCGTGCAGGGCGGGACCATGCCGTGGGTGCTCCGGGCGCTCGGGCTCGTCGACGAGCGTGCGACCGGGAGCGACCCGGATCTCGTGCCGCTGTTCGCCGCGCTGTCGCGGGCCGCGGAACGCGTCCTGGACGGCGACGGACTCACGCGTCCCGACGGCACCCCGTACGACGCGGAGGTCGTACGGCGCGCGCGGGCGGCGTACCTGCGGGAGCAGGCGGAGGACGAGCAGGAGGCGCTGGAGCGCAAACGGACCGTCACCCAGTACCGCGAGCTACGGTTGCGGGTGATCGAGGCGCAGCGGGAGGCGCTGCTCACGGCACGATCGGTCGGGATGTTCAGCTCGGCGGCCCTGGCGACGGCGCTGGCGATGCTGGATGCTGAGCAGATCGACGTCGAGATGCGGGTCGGGCCGAAGCGGACCGAGTGA
- a CDS encoding FAD-dependent oxidoreductase, whose protein sequence is MESTERRGRARTAILTVDDDPAVSRAIARDLRRRYGSEYRIVRAESGEQALEALRELRLRGDEVAVLLADQRMPRMSGVEFLEAAMDLYPAARRLLVTAYADTSVAIDAINLVDLDHYLLKPWDPPEEKLYPVIDEQLATWARTDRRPVAETKLIGHRWSARSSEVREFLARNQVPYRWFASDSEKGRSLLAAAETTGDDLPVVVSPEGTVLVAPSDTELAERVGLVTRPSEDFYDLVVVGGGPAGLSAALYGASEGLRTVLVERTATGGQAGQSSRIENYLGFPDGVSGAQLADRARRQALRFGAELVTAREAVGLEVNGPARTLRFADGSSLATQTVILAGGVSYRRLDGPGLDALAGRGLYYGSALTNVHACADEDVYVVGGANSAGQAAIALAREASRVTILVRGPSLSQSMSSYLIEQVEAHPRIRVLTSTEVAEACGDGHLEELVLRDTKTGETRSAPCGWAFVFIGAVPGTQWLDGVVQRDAYGFVPTGPDLELDGRRPAGWDRDRAPFHLESSVPGVFAAGDVRAESAKRVASAVGEGAMAVMLVHRYLEGL, encoded by the coding sequence ATGGAGTCGACCGAGCGGCGCGGGCGGGCGCGTACGGCCATCCTGACGGTCGACGACGACCCGGCGGTCTCCCGCGCGATCGCGCGGGACCTGCGGCGCCGGTACGGGAGCGAGTACCGCATCGTGCGGGCGGAGTCCGGCGAGCAGGCGCTGGAGGCGCTGCGCGAGCTGCGGCTGCGCGGCGACGAGGTGGCGGTGCTGCTCGCCGACCAACGGATGCCGCGGATGTCGGGGGTCGAGTTCCTCGAGGCCGCGATGGACCTCTACCCGGCGGCGCGGCGCCTGCTCGTCACGGCGTACGCCGACACGAGCGTCGCGATCGACGCGATCAACCTCGTCGATCTGGACCACTACCTGCTCAAGCCGTGGGACCCGCCGGAGGAGAAGCTCTACCCGGTGATCGACGAACAGCTCGCGACGTGGGCGCGGACCGACCGGCGCCCGGTCGCGGAGACCAAGCTGATCGGGCACCGCTGGTCGGCCCGCTCGTCGGAGGTACGGGAGTTCCTGGCGCGCAACCAGGTGCCGTACCGCTGGTTCGCCTCCGACTCCGAGAAGGGCCGCAGCCTGCTCGCGGCCGCGGAGACCACCGGGGACGACCTGCCGGTCGTCGTGTCGCCGGAGGGGACGGTGCTGGTGGCGCCGAGCGACACCGAGCTCGCCGAGCGGGTCGGCCTGGTGACGCGTCCGAGCGAGGACTTCTACGACCTGGTCGTGGTCGGCGGTGGGCCGGCGGGGCTGAGCGCCGCACTGTACGGCGCGTCGGAAGGCCTGCGTACGGTCCTGGTCGAGCGCACCGCGACGGGCGGGCAGGCGGGACAGAGCTCGAGGATCGAGAACTACCTGGGCTTCCCCGACGGGGTCTCCGGCGCCCAGCTCGCGGACCGCGCCCGCCGGCAGGCGCTGCGGTTCGGCGCGGAGCTGGTGACGGCACGCGAAGCGGTGGGACTGGAGGTGAACGGGCCGGCGCGGACGTTGCGGTTCGCCGACGGGTCGAGCCTCGCCACGCAGACCGTGATCCTCGCGGGCGGCGTCTCGTACCGCCGCCTCGACGGACCGGGCCTCGATGCGTTGGCGGGCCGCGGCCTCTACTACGGCTCCGCCCTGACCAACGTCCACGCGTGCGCGGACGAGGACGTCTACGTGGTGGGGGGAGCGAACTCCGCGGGTCAGGCGGCGATCGCCCTGGCCCGGGAGGCGAGCCGGGTCACGATCCTGGTCCGGGGGCCGTCGCTGTCGCAGTCGATGTCGTCGTACCTGATCGAGCAGGTCGAGGCCCACCCGCGGATCCGCGTCCTGACCTCCACCGAGGTCGCCGAGGCGTGCGGGGACGGTCACCTGGAGGAGCTGGTGCTGCGCGACACGAAGACGGGCGAGACCCGCTCGGCGCCGTGCGGGTGGGCGTTCGTGTTCATCGGGGCGGTGCCCGGGACGCAGTGGCTCGACGGGGTCGTGCAGCGTGACGCGTACGGGTTCGTGCCGACCGGACCGGACCTGGAGCTCGACGGCCGGCGGCCCGCGGGATGGGATCGGGACCGGGCGCCGTTCCACCTGGAGAGCAGCGTTCCCGGGGTGTTCGCTGCCGGTGACGTCAGGGCGGAGTCCGCGAAGCGGGTGGCGTCTGCCGTCGGGGAGGGGGCGATGGCCGTGATGCTGGTGCACCGCTACCTGGAAGGTCTGTGA